TCACTTCACTTCTATTTTCGTGCCTCTTGAGTTTAGGGTTTTCTCTTCTTGAGAGATTGTTCATTTCCCTCATGTTCCTGTGTGTGTAAACACTGAATCTGTGAGTGAGGGTGTTTGTGAGTGAGGAAACTTCTGGTTTCTTGTCTAAGGGATCTGACCGATTTGTGGTGAAGTTTTCTTGTGTTTCAGAGGAGGTTTACCTGTGGTGATTTGCTGGTTCTAAGGCTCTTGATCTTGTCTGCAGTCTGTGGGATTGTGTGATCTAGGGTTTGTGTGGATACTGTGAAGCAGATCTTGATTTGCTATTGTTTCTCCTAAGGACAAATCAATTGGTTAATAAGGGATTGAGGGTCGGATACAAACGGCATGTGCAGTTGTACCTGGTGCAACTTGAGCCTATTATTTGATCTGTTATTTTTTAGGTTATTTCTTTCTGGATTAACTGCCTTGATTACTTCTCATTGAGGAGAACGCTTTTAATCTGTGTGTTAAGTGTTTCAGGAGTGTTTGAAGATTGAAGGATCAAGATCTAGGAGCTTAGTAGCTAGATCTCAGTAAATTGTTGTATTACTTGTAATAGCTCGGTGTATTTAGACCTTACAATAAGCACCAAAAAGAGTATTGAAGAAGAGTGATTGGTTGAATAGGCAACAAACAACTGTGGATATATTAACAAAAGAGTATTTCCGTTTTGCAGGACCGTTGTAGCTAGCTAGATTCAGCCTTCAAGCAACAGTGCTCTCTCTACACCACTAATACCAAACTAATAAAAGTTGGTTTAactgaaattatatttaggtAGGCCAccaatagtaataaatattcaaaagacATTATTTTGGCAGAAAAATATCTCCTTCTCGGCTTCTCCATCTTGTAAGTTAGAACAAGTTCATGCATAAGTCGCAATTCTTTATTAATGAAATCcaaagttaccatatataaTCCGTTCTTTTGATACAAGTTGCAACCCATCTTCCTGGTTTTACGACGTTGATTTCGAGGATAGTATAAATTCAATTCTGGTGATGACACTACTACTATTACACTTGTCTCTTTTCTCCCGGCTAAgttataagagcatccgcaacggTGGTCTCTGTTGCAAACAATTCTCGTCCCGCCGCGGTGATCACGGATCCGTCGGCGCGATAGGAGAGAGCGGTGGTGCCCACTTGTTTTGACAGttggaatttttaaaaaaaaatcggaaaaATTCATCTCATTTTAGCATTTCttatgtcattttaattttaaattttatttttaacataatgccttttttaatataaatgaccttttatatttgtaatatattatttaattaaaaataaattggttgggaaaaaataaaataaaaaagaaatgaaatagtagAAGTCATAAATATTTATGGGATAGATATGATTGTTATAGCCTTATAGGTGTTGTCAATGAAATAAGAGTGGTTAAATATGTGTGGGGCTATGAATAGTTTAGATATTGATGATTTATGATTTACATAACAATAACTCTTGGGGGACAGGGAGTACTTGCTAATATACGTGCCAAAAATTTACGATCACatcattttgaaatatgtcTCATGGTAGCATTGATCCCTCTCACGGTAgcataattaattgattagtAATTCAAAGGATGCACTAAAAAATGCTAATTACCAAGGGATTTACTGACACACAAATATCCATTGGCATTTGTCGACAGATTACCAAGGGATATGCCATTGGTAAATTATCTGACGTCATTTCCGACGGTGTAGTGAcgaattttgacattttaatttacCAACGAAGAATTCCGTGGGTAAagctattattttttaataaatattatttaataaaatctatTACCAAGGGATTGTTGCCCTCGGAAAACTTAAACAACTATTTACCAAGGTATTATGTGCATCGgcaatttgaaattaaatttaacctcattatttcactttctacttctttttttcatcCTAGCCCAAAATCgttctctctttctcctccAATTAATCTGTGAAACCCTAAACCCTTTACCTGACGCCCTTTCTCTTCCAATCCGTAAAACCCACCGACGCCAAATGAGAAGGATTTGTGGAGGCATCTCCGGTGGAAGAGATCTCTGGTGGAAGATTCATCGATTCGTGGAGCGTCTCCGATAATCCATTGGTAACACTGTTTACCAACAGATAAATTGCTAATACCCACAGATATTTCCGTTGGTAATTTGCGTCTTTTTTGTAGTGATGAATTTTTATCTTGTCCTGTCTCAAATgtatttttcttgaaattataATGCGTACATGCACGTAACAAGagcaaaattattttataactgAAACCATTAAacaatgattttataaattgaatacTAGTACTCCGTATTTGGTAATTATCATGATTTGTGATATAAGCAAAACTCAATGTTATTGCAGAACACCGAACCGcattacaaaacaaaacagagGTCATTTTGTCTGTTTTTAAGTCATGATAGTAaaaatgatctaaaaatgacatctaatatattttaaatcatgaattttataaaaatgacctAAAACCCAATTAACAATGTTCTAAAATGACCTAAAACAATCTAAAAATGACGGGTTCAACAATTCTACACTAGAAATAGTTCGACATTGATTATAAACCTGGTTATCAGGGGCAGAGCCACGCTAGGCCCGGGGGGCCTTGGGCCCCTCAGCCCTTTGTGTTTTTCctgtatatattatataaatgcaGCATTAAACGTATCCAATGTTAGCGCAAGTGGCCTGAGTTCTAGTTTTTTGTTCATGTGTTGCAGACACCTTCCGGGATCACctaattttttgataattcTGTTTCTTCTATTCTCTATTCATTTTTGTTCTATTagatttgtaatattattagttttgtattattgatttaacttatgattaatttgataattctGTTTCTTCTATTCTCtattcatttttgttaaattagatttataatattattagttttgtattattataataaagaaTTATTTAGCTCTACAAATGTAAAAATATGCTtgtagtaaaatataattttagtaaaatcgATTTAAAAGCTATACTTGTAGTTCATTTGTGgctttattttctctaattagtaagttgattttctcatattcatttatgttttattgaCTATCacattcttaaattttattaattttttaaactagtaattttataaaaatcattttaatttgtaatcataaagaatcattttatagttgaagtatagaataaaataaattttaatgtgatgctctttatcataaaaaaatagtctattgatctaataaatatttatatcatataatattttttttaaatcgatGTTATGCTTTAACAAATCAATTCACtagttaattttttcatcatttatttttttcacctatgactttttatatttctcaTGTCCGAGTTTTTTCTGTGTTGTAAGCACTGAACCTTAAAGATGTTagcactaaaaaaaaaatcagaggTAGTTTAGGCTCCCCACTGCTAAAATTCTGGCTCCGCCTTTGCTGGTTATCATTATACAAAATTTGTAACAAGtttacccttttaattttcttaaaaaattataagtagtATTATCATATTGTACTCGTATTACTCAATTTTAAACAACACATATCTGTATGTACGTTGTAGTGTGACGTGATAAATTTGTTAGATATATGGTGTACATACATGTGTACGTAGTGTGAGTTACGCTGCAATACCTATTGCTATGTACTATAGATAAAAGACGTGTTTAATTGAAATACCATCGCCATTTACAAGTCATGATCAATACATCGCGGCGGCCAATAGCTAAAGCCTAAAagtaaaactaattaattatctattacattgaaatataaaataaaatgacatcaatttttatatttaggaGATTATTTATTCGCTTGGATTTTGCATTTAGATACTAGAtctgtactccctccgttccatagtaatacaattattttgccattttggttatccgtttcatagtaatagagtcatttctctttttagtaaaagtcaacacatttttccacacctactttactctcttttatttttttctctcttcatctctttaccttttttcattttccactttattctccctttactcAACTCacataacacaatttttttcttaatctccgtgctgaaaagaaacgcatccattactatagaacggagggagtataattttgattatattttgtcatgattatatttttttatctcgATCTGGTGTTTTGACTAGTTTGGGAATGATGTACAGAAAAAGAGCCTAAAACAGGAAAAAAAAGGATGAAAGGCGAAACTCGGGATCAAGTATGGAGAAACTGCGCATGCCAACGAATCGTTGGGTTCAACGCACTTGTGAATCCGGGAATCTCTATAATCTAGAAGATGCCCAACTACTCGTTGGGTTCAACACACTTGCAAGCCCCacaatttgtcattttgggatgtccaaAAACAATAGTTTCATTTCTATAAATGGAAaacctctctcatactttatccattttttctcctctctcccatactttactttaccaaatatctcattaaaatttgtgttatctataaatgaaattattttttatgaacggaagaaatagtactatatcGACTCACCAAAACGCAACGATATAGTactattgaaaagaaaaaaagaaccGTGGAAAAACATTAGCAAAAGCATTTATAATGTTGTAGAAACCCAATATAAACCTATCCTAGTGTATATTTTTACCGACCCTATCCTACACATTTAGAACGTGAcacttctatatatttttatacccTATCCTATTACCTAGAATGtgacatttcttttattttatccttagttttcattttaatacgtccgccaaaatttatttgatattaataaaaagatatGTATACAACCAGTGCAACAATCCACTCAAAAATGGGGTTGTGAACGTCAGAGATGCAGCTCGACACTACTGCGCTAATTTGATCAGGAAGATGGTGTTTGGGGAGAGGTTTTTCGGGCTGGGAGAAGAAGATGGAGGGCCGGGAAGTGAAGAGAGAGAACACGTGGATGGATTATTCGTGATTCTTTCGTTTCTCTATGGATTCGCCATTGCTGATTTTATACCGTGGTTGGAGGTTTTCGATTTCGATGGACATAAGAGGATTGTAAGGAATGCGATTAAGAATGTGAGAAAATACAATGATCCGGTTATCGATAAGAGAATGGAGATGTGGCGGCGAGGGCTAAAGAGGGAAGAAGATGATATTCTTGATCTTTTGATTAATCTCAAGAGCTCTGACCAAACAAAGCCCCTTTTGTCTGTTCGAGAGATTAAAGCACAAATTATTGTAAGTATTTGGTTTAAATTACTAAAGGTCTTGGACTCGAATCTTATAAAAAGTTATTCAACATGCTTTTACAGGAAATAATGATTGAGACTGTTGATAATCCGTCGAATGCAGTTGAGTGGGCTTTGGCGGAGATGATCAATCAACCAGATATTCTTGCAAAGGCATGTAAAGAATTGGACCGAGTTGTAGGTAAAGACAGGCTTGTGGAAGAGTTAGATATACCTAACCTAAATTATGTGAAAGCATGTCTGAAAGAGTCATTTAGGATACATCCGTTATCACCTTTTAATGTTCCTCATGTTTCGAGTAAGGATGTTGTGGTGGGAGGCTACTTCATTCCAAAGGGGAGCCATGTGTTGCTCAGTCGTCCTGGCTTAGGGCGAAACCCTAGGATTTGGGATGAGCCTCTCCGGTTCGACCCAGAGCGTCACATTGTTGATGAATCATCAGAAGTGGAGTTTGTGGATCAAGAACTGCGCATGTTGTCATTCAGTACCGGGAGAAGAGGATGCCCCGGCATTCTAATTGGTTCGACCATAACTACTATGCTTTTGGCTAGACTTATTCAGGCTTTCGGGTGGAGGCCACCCCTTGATACAGATATAATTGATTTGGATGAGTCAGGGCAGGATTTGGGATTGGCTAAACCTTTGATTGCTCATGCAACACCACGATTGAACTCACAAATTTATAAGCAACTCATGTCAAACTAACATATGGAGGAGAATCAAATGAGATTTGAATCTAGctagtatatatgtatataggaAGTTAActatagaaaatattatatagttGAAGAAAAGTGAGCACATCTGGACTATTAATATTCCAGTTAATGAAAAGAGgcaatttcaatatattaacAAAAGCATTATCGTAATACAGTAAATTATGCATAACAATATGTCAATAACCATTAAGAAAGGGTAATTGTGTTTGATGGTTATGAATGTGTCTTTTCATGAAGCCAAGCAGTATTTATTAGCCCATAATCATATCgagattttattaattttcatgatGTGGTATATTTCAGTTGAAAATTTGACTACTTAATTAGCGGTGAAACTTGACGTTCAAAGATGATGAAATTGATTGTACATCACAATATATtaggcctgcttattcggccggttccgATTCTAACCGAACCGGTTGACCGGTTAaccggttttaaattttcataaattcaagaatcggaaccggaaccggaaccgattggttccggtttggaaccggccggttaagaaccggtcgattccggttccgaaccggaaccgatgtgtaattttaatccgaatttatttataattttaaatagttcaatactaaaaaaataataatccaacatctagaattataacaaataatacctaaaaattaaaataaatacacaaaatacaaaccaacaatacaataatattcatatatggataagaatgatgccaagtgtagtaggtcgggtcggactagtttatgttagcaattttttactaatacaaaaataggagttctaaactttagcaattatttttaaaaaaatgagttttaaaattgaatttcattttcccttttttggctaaacatagtattcattggaatttccaatactaattgatATTGTTGTGACTATTTGGTTTATACCGGAacacttaataaattattcacaaatatgttaaaatcgtatgttaaatgaattgttacataaatttgtaataaatatatcatatgaaatgatattgtatttgtataagttcttttgaaaactaaaaacaaacttatgatgttctactcattgtagttagttcataaaaaatggattagggaaataattatagatttaaAGTATCACagattaaacatttaaatctaaaaatcactcaatgtttcaaactattttactttaattcaaaattaattcaataaattagattttttagtatattaaattataaaaaaataaaattgaattataatccggttcccggttaggaaccggtcggttccggttccgaaccggaaccggtattatttaaaaagttggaaccggtaccggaaccggaactggatttttcggttccggttcctcaattaaccgATCGGTTCCAGTTCCAAttccggttaaccgagaaccggagAACCGTTTAAGCACCCCTACAATATATTATATGTGCAATTAGTAGATTTGAGTGAACTGCGCTGTTACAACCTAAACTTTAGGATTGTTGCACTACATActcctaataaaaaattgttttcagATAACCCTTATGTTTTATATAATAAGGAATGCGGTTCTTTTTGCCACTTTTCTGACCAAAATTGTCAAATCACtaaaagggcatttttggcAATCCCTAAATTTTCCGACATGTGAATTCTATCACATTTCAGTCAACAAGTTCTTATGTAATTCCGAATAAGTTCTAGTACTTCATACGTGATTAAAGTTTTATCATGATTTGCACAGAAAAAAACTTCTTGAAACTCATATCCATCAGCAAAAGATCACCATCCCCACTCAACACCGAGATCGCCTGCATCCGCCTCGACAGCGTCCACATCATCGCCGTCACTTCTCCGGAGCTCTCCAGAGACTTCTTGAAGAAGCACGACGCCATCTTCGCCTCCCGCCCCAACGCAGTCTCAGCCCGCCTCATCAGTGATGGATACTTGACACTAGCCTTCTCTCCCGCTGGGGACCAGTGGAAAAAAATGAGGAAGGTTATGCTGTCGGAGGTGCTCTCTATGCATGTGTTTCGACGCCTCCATGTAATGAGATGTGAGGAATCTGATCACCTCGTGCGATATGTATACAACCAGTGCAACAATCCACTCAAAAATGGGGCTGTGAACGTCAGAGATGCAGCCCAACACTACTGCGCTAATTTGATCAGGAAGATGGTGTTTGGAGAGAGATTTTTCGGGATGGGAGAAGAGGATGGAGGGCCGGGAAGTGAAGAGAGAGAACACGTGGATGGATTGTTCGTGATTCTTTCGTTTCTCTATGGATTCGCCATTGCTGATTTTATACCGTGGTTGGAGGTTTTTGATTTCGATGGACATAAAAAGATTGTAAGGAATGCGATTAAGAGGATAGAGATGTGGCAGCGAGGGCTTAAGAGCGAAGAAGATGATATTCTTGATCTTTTGATTGGAGGTTTTTGATTTCGATGGACATAAAAAGATTGTAAGGAATGCGATTAAGAGGATAGAGATGTGGCAGCGAGGGCTTAAGAGCGAAGAAGATGATATTCTTGATCTTTTGATTAAacgtgaaatattttttattttgtgaagaTGATATTCTTGATCTTTtgattaaaagtgaaatattttttattctgtgTATTATTGATTCAGATTCTATTGCATAAATAACTTAACTTTTCCATTATTTTGGTTGTTTCTCGATGAATTTCATACATGATATAACTAGTATATTGGCACCACTAACTGAAAATAGAGGGATATCAACAaaactattttactttaattcaaaattaattcaataaattagattttttagtatattaaattataaaaaaataaaattgaattataatccggttcccggttaggaaccggtcggttccggttccggttccgaaccggaaccggtattatttaaaaagttggaaccggtaccggaaccggaactggatttttcggttccggttcctcaattaaccgATCGGTTCCAGTTCCAAttccggttaaccgagaaccggagAACCGTTTAAGCACCCCTACAATATATTATATGTGCAATTAGTAGATTTGAGTGAACTGCGCTGTTACAACCTAAACTTTAGGATTGTTGCACTACATActcctaataaaaaattgttttcagATAACCCTTATGTTTTATATAATAAGGAATGCGGTTCTTTTTGCCACTTTTCTGACCAAAATTGTCAAATCACtaaaagggcatttttggcAATCCCTAAATTTTCCGACATGTGAATTCTATCACATTTCAGTCAACAAGTTCTTATGTAATTCCGAATAAGTTCTAGTACTTCATACGTGATTAAAGTTTTATCATGATTTGCACAGAAAAAAACTTCTTGAAACTCATATCCATCAGCAAAAGATCACCATCCCCACTCAACACCGAGATCGCCTGCATCCGCCTCGACAGCGTCCACATCATCGCCGTCACTTCTCCGGAGCTCTCCAGAGACTTCTTGAAGAAGCACGACGCCATCTTCGCCTCCCGCCCCAACGCAGTCTCAGCCCGCCTCATCAGTGATGGATACTTGACACTAGCCTTCTCTCCCGCTGGGGACCAGTGGAAAAAAATGAGGAAGGTTATGCTGTCGGAGGTGCTCTCTATGCATGTGTTTCGACGCCTCCATGTAATGAGATGCGAGGAATCTGATCACCTCGTGCGATATGTATACAACCAGTGCAACAATCCACTCAAAAATGGGGCTGTGAACGTCAGAGATGCAGCCCAACACTACTGCGCTAATTTGATCAGGAAGATGGTGTTTGGAGAGAGATTTTTCGGGATGGGAGAAGAGGATGGAGGGCCGGGAAGTGAAGAGAGAGAACACGTGGATGGATTGTTCGTGATTCTTTCGTTTCTCTATGGATTCGCCATTGCTGATTTTATACCGTGGTTGGAGGTTTTTGATTTCGATGGACATAAAAAGATTGTAAGGAATGCGATTAAGAGGATAGAGATGTGGCAGCGAGGGCTTAAGAGCGAAGAAGATGATATTCTTGATCTTTTGATTGGAGGTTTTTGATTTCGATGGACATAAAAAGATTGTAAGGAATGCGATTAAGAGGATAGAGATGTGGCAGCGAGGGCTTAAGAGCGAAGAAGATGATATTCTTGATCTTTTGATTAAacgtgaaatattttttattttgtgaagaTGATATTCTTGATCTTTtgattaaaagtgaaatattttttattctgtgTATTATTGATTCAGATTCTATTGCATAAATAACTTAACTTTTCCATTATTTTGGTTGTTTCTCGATGAATTTCATACATGATATAACTAGTATATTGGCACCACTAACTGAAAATAGAGGGATATCAACAAAACTTTGATCACGTATGAAGACATGGCCCATTCTGCACActtaaattttcttcaatGGCGCGCGCATCACAGCTCAACCCGTATATTTCATCCAAAGTCAAAAATAAAGCATCCATCTCCCTCGTTCCAAAATCGGTGCCGCTTCACTGCCACTGCCTCTCCGTCGAAGGCCAACCGCTGCCGTTGACTCCATCGCGGCGGCGTCACCGCCTCTGCCCATCGTTGTCTGCCGCCGCTCTAGGCGGTCAGCTCCTCCGTCGGCAGCGTCTCGTCTCACAACCGGTAAGTCCCTCTCCCCAATTCATTCTAATTCTATTTCCTTTTATcgatttcatttgtttctcAAAGGATTGAATTTTCAGAAGAGACAAAGGACTTAAACTTAAAGATTGAATTTGAAACTTTGCACAAGGCACCATGATTCAAAATTATCCTAAATGAAtataagggaaaaaaaatgCTGAGAATTGATCGGTGATTACCTTCTTAGACGATCGAAAACTCTTGTCTGGTTCTTTCGCTATTTTTACCAGATTATGAAAAATGGGAGACGTGTGGggtatatatatctatatatacacaGTTGAATCCTCCTAATTCTCAGGGAAGAGATTTGGACAAAAGATTTGAGTATATTTGAGTTGGGCTTCTCCAAAAGTAGGCTAAggatagaaatttaaaaaaatgattttgggCTCACAGGGTTTCAAATTGGGTTAGGAAAGAATAACTGTTTTAGccaaattaaagcaaaaaaaaatttagatgcaaaacaagaaaacaattaaaaagatagaaaaagtcggggtgttatatttcattactttttctctttctctattactttgttcagttttcttttcctctatcttactttatagttgtgcattaaaacctaTGTCGTGATAAATGTTTCTATGTAttaaaagtttctattttgcAAAACGGAGTAATTCTTATTAGACaagtagtactaattataTAATAGTTATTCTTAttagacataaaaaaaaaattggatgaGCATCGTCAAAGCCGCAGCTCAACTTATCATTTGTATATTACTACTGGTATTTTAGATTATGATTGCGGTGACAAtgacaacaacaacaaaaataataatatgatgaTAGTGGTGTGATGAGGAAAAATGGtactcatcatcatcattatcattatcttCATCGTCGTCGCCATCGTCATCGTCATCGtcaatcatcatcatcaccagcATTATCATTAGTGCATCTAGATCATTATCTACTTAAATCTGATTGAGGACCAAAGTCATTTTGATCAAGTTCATTCATAAGAAATaggattaataaaattttcgctcttatttatatcttaaatttattcaatataGCACTAGCTAATAGAATGTTATTTATCTTTGATGTCCACCTATTTATAACTTTGATTTATCTATACCAATACATGATCTAATTGTTGTTATTAATTGTCTATAAACTTCTAGTACTTTCAGAATATTTGTTCTAAAACTATAAGTCTAGATTATTCTAGATTATTATGAATAACTATCTAGATTGTTATCTATAGAATTATGAAAAACTAAGTAGATTGTTATCTGATTGTTTTGTGCAAAATATAGAagaaactttattttttcttcgaTAATAATGTACTACTCCCTATTAAATATCcctattaaataataatcgAATCAATAAATAACACTTCAACTTAAAATGCTAGAATTTTATAGATAACTTATATGAGGCAAAACCTTTAACCattaattccaataatatcaaattataaatagttaaaatgtaaataaattttatagatAGCAATCAGATCAATTATAAGTACAAAGATCTTGTAATAGCCcggaaaataaagtataaaacaaaaatttaagtCAGTTAAAgtgcaaaaattaaatagacaTAATTAGAAGTTGTGTGTAGTATATGTTGTGTGGGgtgaaatttagaaaatgaaataaaagaaagaaaaaggaaatagaaataaaattaaaaggataATTATAGGAGTTAAGAGATATAAATCTCTTTTGAACCCACTTACGGGAACATTCCCACATACATATCTATTTA
This sequence is a window from Salvia hispanica cultivar TCC Black 2014 unplaced genomic scaffold, UniMelb_Shisp_WGS_1.0 HiC_scaffold_1441, whole genome shotgun sequence. Protein-coding genes within it:
- the LOC125198420 gene encoding phenylalanine N-monooxygenase-like, yielding MKKVPYSNAIGSVMYLMVSIRPDIAYSVSGLSRYMSNLGQPHWEALKWLLRYHKHTVSYDSNYANDRDKKKSTTSYVFTLGGSCISWKSQLQHIVALSTIESEYIAITEAMKEALWLKGTKHIDVRFHFIRDIVEKGEVQLEKIHTDHNPADMGTMCLPKMLFCIRKLHIDSVRVFVSEETSGFLSKGSDRFVVKFSCVSEEGLCGYCEADLDLLLFLLRTNQLVNKGLRVGYKRHVQLYLECLKIEGSRSRSLVARSQYVYNQCNNPLKNGVVNVRDAARHYCANLIRKMVFGERFFGLGEEDGGPGSEEREHVDGLFVILSFLYGFAIADFIPWLEVFDFDGHKRIVRNAIKNVRKYNDPVIDKRMEMWRRGLKREEDDILDLLINLKSSDQTKPLLSVREIKAQIIEIMIETVDNPSNAVEWALAEMINQPDILAKACKELDRVVGKDRLVEELDIPNLNYVKACLKESFRIHPLSPFNVPHVSSKDVVVGGYFIPKGSHVLLSRPGLGRNPRIWDEPLRFDPERHIVDESSEVEFVDQELRMLSFSTGRRGCPGILIGSTITTMLLARLIQAFGWRPPLDTDIIDLDESGQDLGLAKPLIAHATPRLNSQIYKQLMSN